In one window of Paracoccus saliphilus DNA:
- a CDS encoding ABC transporter ATP-binding protein codes for MTLGLSISGLRVSAPSGRILLDVEALDFAPGTCIGLRGPSGAGKSTFLLTIAGLIEAMSGRVTWGDDDLLAMSAPARARFRRQRMGLIFQDFLLFEELSAAANAALPGAYASRTRQRGIRGRADVLLQKLGITHGARTVDSFSGGERQRVAVARALAGDPAIILADEPTASLDRTAADRLTDDLLGLVREEGKTLIAVSHDPALHACMDRVIDIVDGRISQDRAAA; via the coding sequence ATGACTCTTGGCCTGAGCATCTCTGGATTGCGCGTCTCGGCCCCCTCAGGGCGCATCCTTCTGGACGTGGAGGCGCTGGACTTCGCACCCGGCACCTGCATCGGTCTGCGCGGCCCCTCGGGCGCTGGCAAATCGACCTTTCTCTTAACGATTGCCGGCCTGATCGAAGCCATGTCAGGCCGTGTCACCTGGGGCGATGATGATTTGCTGGCCATGTCAGCCCCTGCCCGTGCCCGATTTCGCCGCCAGAGGATGGGGCTGATTTTCCAGGACTTCCTGCTATTCGAGGAACTGTCGGCCGCCGCTAACGCCGCCCTGCCCGGCGCCTATGCCAGCCGCACCCGCCAGCGCGGCATCCGCGGCCGTGCCGATGTGCTGCTGCAAAAGCTCGGCATCACCCACGGAGCGCGCACCGTGGACAGCTTTTCGGGCGGCGAGCGTCAGCGCGTCGCAGTAGCCCGCGCGCTGGCCGGCGATCCGGCTATCATCCTGGCGGATGAGCCCACCGCCAGTCTTGATCGCACAGCGGCGGACCGGCTGACAGACGATCTTCTAGGGTTGGTGCGCGAGGAAGGAAAGACCCTGATAGCCGTCAGCCACGATCCGGCGCTCCATGCGTGCATGGATCGTGTCATCGACATTGTGGACGGGCGTATCAGTCAGGACAGGGCCGCCGCATGA